The genomic interval ATTGCGACGGTTTATACAGGTTCCCTGACGGGGTTGGATGCCCATCCCGTGGTGGTAGAGGTCGATTTGAGCGCCGGATTGCCGGGGTTAACCATTGTGGGCTTGCCGGATACCGGGGTTAACGAGTCCAAGGAACGCATTAAGGCGGCTATTAAAAACAGCGGATTCGCCTTTCCATTGAAGAAGGTGGTCATTAATCTGGCGCCTGCGGCCTTGCGCAAGGAGGGCACCGGCTTTGATTTGCCGCTGTGTGTGGGCATTCTGCTGGCCGCGGAATATCTGACCCCCACGCCCTTTTTGGAGAAGGCCTGCTTTATCGGGGAAGTGTCTCTGGAGGGCTCCTTGCGGCGAGTAAACGGGGTGCTTTCCATGGCCCTGATGGCCAAGCAGGAAGGTTATACAGCCTTGATCGTGCCGGATGAGAATGTGCTGGAAGCCTCTTTGGTAGAAGGGCTAGAGGTTTACGGGCTCAAGCATCTGAATGAACTGCCGGTGCTGTTTTTGCATCCGCCCAGTTTTTTAAAGCCGGTGGATCGGACGGCCCTGATTGCCTCCGCCACGGAATTACCGGTTCCCTCGGTCGATTTTGCCCATATTAAAGGGCAGGCCGTTGCCAAACGGGCCTTGGAGATCGCTGCCGCGGGCGGACACAACATGATGATGCTGGGGCCGCCGGGAAGTGGGAAATCCATGCTGGCCAAAGCCTTTGCCGGGATTCTACCGCCTTTATCCTTTGGGGAGGTGCTGGAAGTCAGCCGGATTTACAGCGTGGCCGGTCTGCTGGCCCAGGAGCCGGGTAGCACGCAACAAAGTCTCATGCGTCAGCGACCTTTTCGGGCGCCCCACCATTCGGCTTCCAAGGCCGGTATCACCGGAGGCGGTAGCCATCCCCGACCGGGCGAAATCACCCTGGCCCATCGGGGGGTGTTGTTTCTGGATGAATTTGTGGAGTTTCCCCGCAATGTGCTGGAGGTGATGCGTCAGCCTCTGGAAGATGGGGTGGTGACCATCAGCCGAGCGCATCAAAATATCACCTATCCAGCCAAGTTTATGCTGTTGGCGGCGCTGAATCCCTGTCCTTGCGGTTATGCGGGCGATAGCGTGAAGCAATGCACCTGTAGCGAAATGCAAATTGCCCGATATTTACAGAAGCTATCGGGCCCTTTGCTGGATCGCATTGATATTCATCTGGAAGTACCCCGCCTGAATGAAAGTGAATTGCTCAATCAGCAAACCCATCAGGAGCCGGGTGCTTCCAGCGCCGAAGTTCGGGAGCGGGTGATTCAGGCTCGGCAACGGCAGGCCTTGCGCTTTGCGGGGGAGGGCATTCTGTGTAACGCCGAGATGACCCCGCTGCAAATCAAAAATGCCTGCCTGCTGGATACGGCTGGGCAGGGGCTCATGCAAAAGGCCATCCAGAAAATGCACCTGAGCGCCCGAACGTTTGATCGGATTTTGCGCATGGCCCGAACCATCGCCGATTTGGAGCAATCCGAGGGGGTCAAGGCCGCTCATATCGCAGAAGCCCTTCAGTATCGCTCCATCGATAAGCTGTATCGACTGCAAAAAGGCGCTCAAAGCAAGGCCGGTTAGCCGTTGGGACGTTTGCGGGTGTTGTAGGCAATTTTGAGGAGCCAGTGACCTTTAACAGATCGAAAACTATTGGCTGGATCTTATTTTTTAACCTACAATACGACACTATGAGCATTATCGAAAAAGCAGATGTCATCGTCATTGGCGCTGGTCACGCCGGGATTGAAGCGGCCATGGCGGCTGCCCGACTGGGGTGCAAAACCCTGTTGATGACCATGAATCTGGATACCATCGGCCAGATGAGCTGCAACCCAGCCATTGGCGGCCCGGCCAAAAGCCAGTTGGTGAAGGAGATTGACGCATTGGGCGGGGTCATGGGCATTTGCGCCGATGCCACTTATCTGCAACTGAAAACGCTCAACGCCAGCAAGGGGCCAGCGGTTCGCGCCTTGCGGGCTCAGTCGGACAAGGCCGAGTACCGTGCCTTTGCCCGTAAATTGGTGGAGTCTGAGCCCAATCTCAAGTTGCGGCAGACCATGATCACCAAATTGCACGTCAATCCAACCGATAACAGTTTTAACGCCGTAGAAGACAACCTGGGCATTGTTTATCAGGCCAAGGCTTTGGTGATTACCACGGGCACCTTCCTTAACGGCAAGCTGTGGGTGGGTGAAAAAAGCATGGGCGGTGGCCGCCCCGGAGAATCTGGCTCTTATGGCATCACCGGGTGCCTGGCCGATTTGGGCTTAAAAACGGGCCGCCTGAAGACAGGGACACCACCGCGTCTGGATGGGCGCACCATTGATTTTGCTGGCCTGGAAGTGCATCCGGGGGATGCGGAACTTCGGTTTTTCTCCTTTTTGCCCAACCGGCCCGTGCGGGAACAAATGCCCTGCTACTTAACCCGTACCAATGAGTCTACCCACGCCCTGATTGACGAGAATTTACACCGCTCGCCCATGTATTCGGGCTTGTTGCAAGGGGCCGGGCCTCGTTATTGCCCCTCTATCGAGGATAAAGTCCAGCGGTTTCGGGATAAGGACAGTCACCATCTCTTCATTGAGCCGGAAGGCCGTGATACCTATGAGATGTACCTGCAGGGCTTTTCCACCTGTTTGCCCTATGAAATCCAGGTGGAAATGGTGCATTCTCTGCCGGGGCTGGAAAAAGCCGAGATTTTGCGGCCCGCCTGCGCGGTTGAGTACGATTATTTCCCCGCCTACCAGTTATTACCGTCCCTGATGACCAAAGTGGCCCCGGGCTTATTTTTAGCCGGCCAGATCAATGGCACCAGCGGCTATGAAGAAGCGGCGGCCCAAGGCTTGGTCGCAGGCATCAACGCCGCCCGGTTTTGTGGGGAGCAGGAACCGGTGGTGTTCACCCGGGAATCCTCCTATATTGGCACCCTGATTGACGATTTGGTGACCAAGGAAATCCATGAGCCCTACCGCATGCTGACCTCCCGCAGTGAGTACCGCTTGTTGCTGCGTCAGGACAATGCCGATCAGCGCCTAACCCCGCTGGGCCGGGAAATTGGTCTGGTGGATGCCCAGCGTTGGGAGGTCTTTCAGAAAAAGAATGAGGCCATTGCCGTTGAGCAGGAGCGTCTGAAAACGGTCAAGCTGGACCCCGTTGAAGGTGTGAACACCCTCTTGGAGTCTCAGTGCGGTGAAGTGATTCGTGAGAAAACGACTTTATTCCAGCTTTTGCGTCGTCCATCGGTAACCTACGAGGTGTTAAAACAGGTGGAGCCCGGTTGTATGCGGGTTGC from Vampirovibrio chlorellavorus carries:
- a CDS encoding YifB family Mg chelatase-like AAA ATPase, which gives rise to MIATVYTGSLTGLDAHPVVVEVDLSAGLPGLTIVGLPDTGVNESKERIKAAIKNSGFAFPLKKVVINLAPAALRKEGTGFDLPLCVGILLAAEYLTPTPFLEKACFIGEVSLEGSLRRVNGVLSMALMAKQEGYTALIVPDENVLEASLVEGLEVYGLKHLNELPVLFLHPPSFLKPVDRTALIASATELPVPSVDFAHIKGQAVAKRALEIAAAGGHNMMMLGPPGSGKSMLAKAFAGILPPLSFGEVLEVSRIYSVAGLLAQEPGSTQQSLMRQRPFRAPHHSASKAGITGGGSHPRPGEITLAHRGVLFLDEFVEFPRNVLEVMRQPLEDGVVTISRAHQNITYPAKFMLLAALNPCPCGYAGDSVKQCTCSEMQIARYLQKLSGPLLDRIDIHLEVPRLNESELLNQQTHQEPGASSAEVRERVIQARQRQALRFAGEGILCNAEMTPLQIKNACLLDTAGQGLMQKAIQKMHLSARTFDRILRMARTIADLEQSEGVKAAHIAEALQYRSIDKLYRLQKGAQSKAG
- the mnmG gene encoding tRNA uridine-5-carboxymethylaminomethyl(34) synthesis enzyme MnmG, which encodes MSIIEKADVIVIGAGHAGIEAAMAAARLGCKTLLMTMNLDTIGQMSCNPAIGGPAKSQLVKEIDALGGVMGICADATYLQLKTLNASKGPAVRALRAQSDKAEYRAFARKLVESEPNLKLRQTMITKLHVNPTDNSFNAVEDNLGIVYQAKALVITTGTFLNGKLWVGEKSMGGGRPGESGSYGITGCLADLGLKTGRLKTGTPPRLDGRTIDFAGLEVHPGDAELRFFSFLPNRPVREQMPCYLTRTNESTHALIDENLHRSPMYSGLLQGAGPRYCPSIEDKVQRFRDKDSHHLFIEPEGRDTYEMYLQGFSTCLPYEIQVEMVHSLPGLEKAEILRPACAVEYDYFPAYQLLPSLMTKVAPGLFLAGQINGTSGYEEAAAQGLVAGINAARFCGEQEPVVFTRESSYIGTLIDDLVTKEIHEPYRMLTSRSEYRLLLRQDNADQRLTPLGREIGLVDAQRWEVFQKKNEAIAVEQERLKTVKLDPVEGVNTLLESQCGEVIREKTTLFQLLRRPSVTYEVLKQVEPGCMRVAQDVLEYVETEIKYEGYLQRQNRNIQHLSEAHKVKLPLDMDYASIKQLSNEAREKLSRMKPADLGQASRIPGLTPADISVLQILMSRQKQVQALADAETAEGPKTEASA